The genomic segment GGAAGCATGACGAAAACAGCTATCACCTCAAGGGGATGTTTGTCGATCAGGATCTGGCCCTCATCACCGGGAATAACCTCAATCCCCGTGCCTGGGGCATGGATCTGGAGAACGGCATCCTGATCCAGGACCCTCAGAAGCTACTGGCCGATGAATTTGCCAAAGAGAAAGAGGCCATCTTGCAACACTGCAGCCGCATTGACAGCTTCGATCAGCTGGAGCAGATCAGTGATTATCCGGATGAGGTCCAGCGTCTTTTGAAAAAGATCATCAAGATGCAGGCACACCATATCATCAAGCGGATCGTCTGAACCTCCCTGTGCCAAGGCACTTCCCGGGAGCCATGCTTGGGCTCCCGGTGACTCTTTGATAGGATGGGTGGCAATTGATGCTACCTGTCACAACTATGCGCCTAGATCAGCTCCCGGTACAGCACCTCAAGGGTGTCGGAGAAAAGATGGCAGCCCGCCTGCAAAAGCTTGGGCTGTTCACGGTACAGGATCTCCTGTTCCACCTGCCCCTTCGCTATGAAGACCGCACCCGCCAGTGTCCTATTAGCCAGTTACAACCCGGGATGCATATAGGTACCACGGGGACCATAGTGCGCACCGAGCTGATCCCGGCCCGTAAGCGAATGCTGCTCACCACCATCACAGATGACAGCGGTCAGCGGCTTGGACTGCGCTTTTTCAATTTTTCGGCAGCCCAAAAAAATACTCTGCAACCGGGTGAGCGGATCCACTGCTACGGAGAAGTGAAACCCGGCCGCCACCAGCTGGAGATGATCCACCCCGAGTACCGCTTACTCAAAGAGGAGCAGCAGGCTCAACTTGAACAGGCACTCACCCCCGTTTATCCAACCACAGAGGGGATCCGCCAGCTCACCCTGCGCAACCTGTGTCGCTCGGCGCTTGAGCTATTATCCCGTCACCCACTCACCGAGTTCCTGCCGGATAACCTGCGCCCCCACAACCTGCCGCTGACCCAGGCGCTGCAGCTGCTGCATCACCCACCGGCAGACACCTCCCTGGAGCAGCTCGAAAGCGGGCATCATCCGGCCCAGCAGCGACTGGTAAGTGAAGAGCTGCTGGCTCACCACCTCTCTTTGCTACAGATGCGTGCCAAACAGCATCGCCATCAGGCCCCAGTGCTGAGTGAGCAGAACGGCCTGACGAAGAAGCTTCTCAACAACCTGCCGTTCTCACCCACCGCCGCCCAGCAGCGGGTGGTCCGGGAGGTGATTACCGATATTTCCAAGCCCCACCCCATGATGCGCCTGGTTCAGGGAGATGTCGGCTCGGGGAAGACCCTGGTTGCCGCCCTGAGTGCATTGCAGGCTCTTGAGCACCAGTACCAGGTGGCACTGATGGCCCCCACCGAGATCCTTGCTGAGCAACATGCCCACACCTTCAGCCAGTGGCTGGAGCCTCTGGGGATCCGGGTCGGCTGGCTGGGGGGTAAGCTCAAAGGCAAGGCCCGGCAAACCCTGCTCGATGAACTGGCGGCCGGTGAGATCCGGATGCTGGTCGGAACCCACGCCATCTTTCAGGAACAGGTGCAGTTCCATAAACTGGCCCTGGTGATCATCGATGAACAACATCGTTTCGGGGTTCATCAAAGGCTGGCCCTTCGCGAAAAAGGCGCTCACTCGGGACTGTGGCCCCATCAGCTGATCATGACCGCAACCCCAATTCCCCGCACCCTGGCGATGACCGCCTATGCGGATCTCGACTGCTCTGTCATCGATGAGTTGCCCCCAGGCAGGACCCCGGTCACCACTGTGGCGATCCCAGATACCCGTCGCCAGCAGGTCATTGAGCGGGTCCGAAATGTCTGCCTTGAGGAGAAGCGCCAGGCCTATTGGGTCTGCACCCTGATTGATGAGTCGGAGGTTCTGGAGTGCCAGGCTGCCGAAAACACCGCAGCAGAACTCAGTGCCCAGCTTAGTGAACTGAAGGTTGGCCTGGTGCATGGCCGGATGAGTGGCCAGGAAAAGCAGGCGGTCATGGCTCAGTTCAAGGATGGGGAACTGGATCTGTTGGTCGCCACCACAGTGATCGAAGTAGGAGTGGATGTACCTAACTCCAGCTTGATGATCATCGAAAATCCGGAACGGCTGGGACTGGCTCAGCTTCACCAGCTTAGGGGCCGGGTCGGCCGAGGCGCCGTCGCCAGCCACTGTGTGCTTCTCTACCACACACCACTCTCGGCCACGGCCAAGCGTCGCCTGGGAGTGCTGCGCGACAGCAATGATGGCTTCTATATTGCCCAACAGGATCTGGAGATCCGCGGGCCAGGTGAGCTGCTGGGAAGCCGGCAAACCGGGGTGGTAGATTTCAAGATTGCCGATCTGGTTCGTGATCAGGGGCTGATCCCAGAGGTGCAGCGACTCGCCCACCACCTGATGCAGTCCGCTCCCCAGAGTGCCTCCGGCCTCATCAGCCGCTGGCTACCGATCGAGAGTCAGCAGTTTTCTCAGGCCTGATCCTGAATCACAGAGGAACTGGAGCAGATGCCCACAGTTCTGACACAATGTAATAAGAAACAGATGCAAGGCAGTGGATCTATGGAGTTACCAAGCGCAAGTAAGCTCACCCGTTACCAGCAGCAGCTACGCCAACACACGTTGCCGTATCTTCACTTCTTCTGGCAGCGGCTCAAAGAGGACCGGATCACCCTGACCGCCGGGCACCTTGCCTATGTCACGGTGCTGTCCCTGGTCCCTATGTTTATGGTGCTGTTTTCGGTGATGTCCGCCTTCCCGGTGTTTCGCCGGCTCACCTCGAATATCGAATCCTTTATCTTTAGTAACTTTGTCCCCACCGCAGGAGACCTGCTGCAAAAGTATCTGCATCAATTTGCCACCAACGCCTCGCAGATGACCGCCATCGGTATCGCGGTTCTGATTGCGGTGGCCCTGCTGCTGATTGGGACCATAGATAAATCACTCAACACCATCTGGCGGAGTAATAAGGGGCGCTCACTGCCAATCGCCTTCTCGGTCTACTGGATGATCCTGACTCTGGGGCCGATTCTGCTGGGTGCCAGCATAGCCGCCAGCTCTTACGTGATCTCGATGAAGATCTTCCAGGATGACCGCCTGGTAGGCTTGGGTAGCATCTTTTTGAGCTGCCTGCCCTTTATCCTGTCGGTGCTGGTTTTTTTACTGATGTTCACCATCATTCCTCACTGCCGGGTCCGGTTGAGCCATGCCCTGTGTGGTGCCGCCTTTTCGGCCGCTCTTTTTGAGCTCGCCAAGCGCGCCTTTGCCCTGTATGTGACCCACTTCCCGACTTATCAGCTGATCTACGGAGCTCTGGCAACCATTCCGATTCTGTTACTATGGATCTACTGGAGCTGGTTTGTCGTTCTTCTGGGAGCGGAAGTAACCGCCTCCCTTGGTGCTTATCAGAAAAAGCTTGCGACCAACTCTCACCAGAAGGAATCAACATGAGAGGATTGTTTCCCGCACTGCATACGGATCACCAGTGGCAACTCGAGGTGAACCACAAGCACACCCTGTATATCGAGCAAAGTGGCAACCCGGAGGGGATCCCGGTGCTGATTTTGCACAATGGTCCGGGAGAGTCCAGCAACCCGGACCATCGCCGTTTCTTTGACCCCGAAAGATACCGGATCATTCAGTTTGATCAGCGGGGCTGTGGACGAAGCCAACCTCATGCCAGCCTGAGTGATAACAACACCCAGGCGTTGATTGCGGATATCGAGCAGATCCGCCAGCAACTTGGAATCGACCGCTGGCTGGTGTTTGGTAGTGGCTGGGGCTCCTTGCTCGCTCTGTGTTACAGCTCCAATCACCATGAGCAGGTGTTGGGGCTGCTGCTGCACAGTGTGCAGCTGGGACGCCAGCAGGATATCGACTGGCAGTTCTCCCCCGATGGTGGAGCGGCTCAGCTATTCCCGGAGCATTTTACCGAGCTTCTCGCTCCCCTGGAGCGCCCTAGCTCCACTC from the Dongshaea marina genome contains:
- the recG gene encoding ATP-dependent DNA helicase RecG; amino-acid sequence: MRLDQLPVQHLKGVGEKMAARLQKLGLFTVQDLLFHLPLRYEDRTRQCPISQLQPGMHIGTTGTIVRTELIPARKRMLLTTITDDSGQRLGLRFFNFSAAQKNTLQPGERIHCYGEVKPGRHQLEMIHPEYRLLKEEQQAQLEQALTPVYPTTEGIRQLTLRNLCRSALELLSRHPLTEFLPDNLRPHNLPLTQALQLLHHPPADTSLEQLESGHHPAQQRLVSEELLAHHLSLLQMRAKQHRHQAPVLSEQNGLTKKLLNNLPFSPTAAQQRVVREVITDISKPHPMMRLVQGDVGSGKTLVAALSALQALEHQYQVALMAPTEILAEQHAHTFSQWLEPLGIRVGWLGGKLKGKARQTLLDELAAGEIRMLVGTHAIFQEQVQFHKLALVIIDEQHRFGVHQRLALREKGAHSGLWPHQLIMTATPIPRTLAMTAYADLDCSVIDELPPGRTPVTTVAIPDTRRQQVIERVRNVCLEEKRQAYWVCTLIDESEVLECQAAENTAAELSAQLSELKVGLVHGRMSGQEKQAVMAQFKDGELDLLVATTVIEVGVDVPNSSLMIIENPERLGLAQLHQLRGRVGRGAVASHCVLLYHTPLSATAKRRLGVLRDSNDGFYIAQQDLEIRGPGELLGSRQTGVVDFKIADLVRDQGLIPEVQRLAHHLMQSAPQSASGLISRWLPIESQQFSQA
- a CDS encoding virulence factor BrkB family protein; amino-acid sequence: MELPSASKLTRYQQQLRQHTLPYLHFFWQRLKEDRITLTAGHLAYVTVLSLVPMFMVLFSVMSAFPVFRRLTSNIESFIFSNFVPTAGDLLQKYLHQFATNASQMTAIGIAVLIAVALLLIGTIDKSLNTIWRSNKGRSLPIAFSVYWMILTLGPILLGASIAASSYVISMKIFQDDRLVGLGSIFLSCLPFILSVLVFLLMFTIIPHCRVRLSHALCGAAFSAALFELAKRAFALYVTHFPTYQLIYGALATIPILLLWIYWSWFVVLLGAEVTASLGAYQKKLATNSHQKEST
- the pip gene encoding prolyl aminopeptidase is translated as MRGLFPALHTDHQWQLEVNHKHTLYIEQSGNPEGIPVLILHNGPGESSNPDHRRFFDPERYRIIQFDQRGCGRSQPHASLSDNNTQALIADIEQIRQQLGIDRWLVFGSGWGSLLALCYSSNHHEQVLGLLLHSVQLGRQQDIDWQFSPDGGAAQLFPEHFTELLAPLERPSSTQSILEQYQQLLTSPNELSRLHAARCWSQWKARTASLLPSQSLLQRFEDPHIALALARIENHYLCNHFFIPERYLQDSLEPLRSLPGVMIHGRYDMQCKLENSLTLARQWPESQLQIIPAAGHSCFEPAIIDALVKASDVLAQRLERNR